A genomic window from Macaca mulatta isolate MMU2019108-1 chromosome 19, T2T-MMU8v2.0, whole genome shotgun sequence includes:
- the ZNF772 gene encoding zinc finger protein 772 isoform X4, protein MLENFALMASLGHTSFMSHIVASLVMGSEPWVPDWVDMTLPVATETLGGSGPGCWHGMEDEEIPFEQSFSIGMSQIRISKGGPSTQKAYPCGTCGLVLKDILHLAEHQETHPGQKPYMCVLCGKQFWFSANLHQHQKQHSGEKPFRRDKSRAFLVNNCTVQSSEMSFVTGEACKDFLASSSIFQHHAPHNEWKPHSNTKCEEASRCGKRHYKCSECGKTFSRKDSLVQHQRVHTGERPYECGECGKTFSRKPILAQHQRIHTGEMPYECGICGKVFNHSSNLIVHQRVHTGARPYKCSECGKAYSHKSTLVQHESIHTGERPYECSECGKYFGHKYRLIKHWSVHTGARPYECIACGKFFSQSSDLIAHQRVHNGEKPYVCSECGKAFSHKHVLVQHHRIHTGERPYKCSECGKAFRQRASLIRHWKIHSGERP, encoded by the exons GACATACATCTTTCATGTCCCACATAGTTGCCTCACTGGTGATGGGTAGTGAGCCCTGGGTACCTGACTGGGTGGACATGACCCTACCTGTTGCCACAGAGACTCTAGGTGGGAGTGGCCCTG GTTGTTGGCATGGAATGGAGGATGAAGAGATACCTTTTGAGCAGAGCTTTTCTATAGGAATGTCACAGATCAGGATTTCCAAGGGAGGTCCTTCTACTCAGAAGGCTTACCCCTGTGGGACATGTGGCCTGGTCTTAAAAGACATTTTGCACTTGGCTGAGCACCAGGAAACACACCCAGGGCAGAAACCGtacatgtgtgtgctgtgtgggaAACAGTTCTGGTTCAGTGCAAACCTTCACCAGCACCAGAAGCAGCACAGTGGAGAGAAACCCTTTAGAAGGGATAAGAGCAGGGCCTTTCTTGTGAACAACTGCACTGTCCAATCATCAGAGATGTCTTTTGTGACAGGGGAGGCTTGTAAGGACTTCCTAGCCAGCTCAAGCATTTTCCAGCACCATGCCCCTCACaatgagtggaagccacacagcAACACCAAGTGCGAGGAGGCCTCTCGCTGTGGAAAAAGGCATTACAAATGCAGCGAATGTGGGAAAACCTTCAGCCGCAAAGACTCACTCGTTCAACACCAGAGAGTCCACACTGGAGAAAGGCCTTATGAGTGTGGTGAATGTGGGAAAACCTTTAGCCGCAAACCGATACTTGCTCAGCACCAGAGAATCCACACTGGAGAAATGCCTTATGAGTGTGGCATATGTGGGAAAGTTTTTAATCATAGCTCTAACCTTATTGTACATCAAAGAGTACACACTGGAGCAAGGCCTTACAagtgcagtgaatgtgggaaagcctatAGCCACAAATCTACACTTGTTCAGCATGAGAGTATCCATACTGGAGAAAGGCCGTATgagtgcagtgaatgtggaaaatACTTTGGTCACAAATACAGACTCATCAAACATTGGAGTGTTCATACTGGAGCAAGGCCTTATGAGTGCATTGCATGTGGGAAGTTCTTTAGCCAAAGCTCTGACCTTATTGCACATCAAAGAGTTCATAATGGTGAAAAGCCTTATGTGTGCAGTGAGTGTGGAAAAGCCTTTAGCCACAAACATGTACTTGTTCAGCATCatagaattcacactggagaaaggccATATAagtgcagtgaatgtgggaaggccttcagGCAGAGGGCTTCCCTCATCCGCCACTGGAAAATTCACAGTGGAGAAAGGCCTTAG
- the ZNF772 gene encoding zinc finger protein 772 isoform X7, with protein MEDEEIPFEQSFSIGMSQIRISKGGPSTQKAYPCGTCGLVLKDILHLAEHQETHPGQKPYMCVLCGKQFWFSANLHQHQKQHSGEKPFRRDKSRAFLVNNCTVQSSEMSFVTGEACKDFLASSSIFQHHAPHNEWKPHSNTKCEEASRCGKRHYKCSECGKTFSRKDSLVQHQRVHTGERPYECGECGKTFSRKPILAQHQRIHTGEMPYECGICGKVFNHSSNLIVHQRVHTGARPYKCSECGKAYSHKSTLVQHESIHTGERPYECSECGKYFGHKYRLIKHWSVHTGARPYECIACGKFFSQSSDLIAHQRVHNGEKPYVCSECGKAFSHKHVLVQHHRIHTGERPYKCSECGKAFRQRASLIRHWKIHSGERP; from the coding sequence ATGGAGGATGAAGAGATACCTTTTGAGCAGAGCTTTTCTATAGGAATGTCACAGATCAGGATTTCCAAGGGAGGTCCTTCTACTCAGAAGGCTTACCCCTGTGGGACATGTGGCCTGGTCTTAAAAGACATTTTGCACTTGGCTGAGCACCAGGAAACACACCCAGGGCAGAAACCGtacatgtgtgtgctgtgtgggaAACAGTTCTGGTTCAGTGCAAACCTTCACCAGCACCAGAAGCAGCACAGTGGAGAGAAACCCTTTAGAAGGGATAAGAGCAGGGCCTTTCTTGTGAACAACTGCACTGTCCAATCATCAGAGATGTCTTTTGTGACAGGGGAGGCTTGTAAGGACTTCCTAGCCAGCTCAAGCATTTTCCAGCACCATGCCCCTCACaatgagtggaagccacacagcAACACCAAGTGCGAGGAGGCCTCTCGCTGTGGAAAAAGGCATTACAAATGCAGCGAATGTGGGAAAACCTTCAGCCGCAAAGACTCACTCGTTCAACACCAGAGAGTCCACACTGGAGAAAGGCCTTATGAGTGTGGTGAATGTGGGAAAACCTTTAGCCGCAAACCGATACTTGCTCAGCACCAGAGAATCCACACTGGAGAAATGCCTTATGAGTGTGGCATATGTGGGAAAGTTTTTAATCATAGCTCTAACCTTATTGTACATCAAAGAGTACACACTGGAGCAAGGCCTTACAagtgcagtgaatgtgggaaagcctatAGCCACAAATCTACACTTGTTCAGCATGAGAGTATCCATACTGGAGAAAGGCCGTATgagtgcagtgaatgtggaaaatACTTTGGTCACAAATACAGACTCATCAAACATTGGAGTGTTCATACTGGAGCAAGGCCTTATGAGTGCATTGCATGTGGGAAGTTCTTTAGCCAAAGCTCTGACCTTATTGCACATCAAAGAGTTCATAATGGTGAAAAGCCTTATGTGTGCAGTGAGTGTGGAAAAGCCTTTAGCCACAAACATGTACTTGTTCAGCATCatagaattcacactggagaaaggccATATAagtgcagtgaatgtgggaaggccttcagGCAGAGGGCTTCCCTCATCCGCCACTGGAAAATTCACAGTGGAGAAAGGCCTTAG
- the ZNF772 gene encoding zinc finger protein 772 isoform X5, with protein MEGFPFLPTIGIRLEGCSRHRNQPVQILRGCWHGMEDEEIPFEQSFSIGMSQIRISKGGPSTQKAYPCGTCGLVLKDILHLAEHQETHPGQKPYMCVLCGKQFWFSANLHQHQKQHSGEKPFRRDKSRAFLVNNCTVQSSEMSFVTGEACKDFLASSSIFQHHAPHNEWKPHSNTKCEEASRCGKRHYKCSECGKTFSRKDSLVQHQRVHTGERPYECGECGKTFSRKPILAQHQRIHTGEMPYECGICGKVFNHSSNLIVHQRVHTGARPYKCSECGKAYSHKSTLVQHESIHTGERPYECSECGKYFGHKYRLIKHWSVHTGARPYECIACGKFFSQSSDLIAHQRVHNGEKPYVCSECGKAFSHKHVLVQHHRIHTGERPYKCSECGKAFRQRASLIRHWKIHSGERP; from the coding sequence GTTGTTGGCATGGAATGGAGGATGAAGAGATACCTTTTGAGCAGAGCTTTTCTATAGGAATGTCACAGATCAGGATTTCCAAGGGAGGTCCTTCTACTCAGAAGGCTTACCCCTGTGGGACATGTGGCCTGGTCTTAAAAGACATTTTGCACTTGGCTGAGCACCAGGAAACACACCCAGGGCAGAAACCGtacatgtgtgtgctgtgtgggaAACAGTTCTGGTTCAGTGCAAACCTTCACCAGCACCAGAAGCAGCACAGTGGAGAGAAACCCTTTAGAAGGGATAAGAGCAGGGCCTTTCTTGTGAACAACTGCACTGTCCAATCATCAGAGATGTCTTTTGTGACAGGGGAGGCTTGTAAGGACTTCCTAGCCAGCTCAAGCATTTTCCAGCACCATGCCCCTCACaatgagtggaagccacacagcAACACCAAGTGCGAGGAGGCCTCTCGCTGTGGAAAAAGGCATTACAAATGCAGCGAATGTGGGAAAACCTTCAGCCGCAAAGACTCACTCGTTCAACACCAGAGAGTCCACACTGGAGAAAGGCCTTATGAGTGTGGTGAATGTGGGAAAACCTTTAGCCGCAAACCGATACTTGCTCAGCACCAGAGAATCCACACTGGAGAAATGCCTTATGAGTGTGGCATATGTGGGAAAGTTTTTAATCATAGCTCTAACCTTATTGTACATCAAAGAGTACACACTGGAGCAAGGCCTTACAagtgcagtgaatgtgggaaagcctatAGCCACAAATCTACACTTGTTCAGCATGAGAGTATCCATACTGGAGAAAGGCCGTATgagtgcagtgaatgtggaaaatACTTTGGTCACAAATACAGACTCATCAAACATTGGAGTGTTCATACTGGAGCAAGGCCTTATGAGTGCATTGCATGTGGGAAGTTCTTTAGCCAAAGCTCTGACCTTATTGCACATCAAAGAGTTCATAATGGTGAAAAGCCTTATGTGTGCAGTGAGTGTGGAAAAGCCTTTAGCCACAAACATGTACTTGTTCAGCATCatagaattcacactggagaaaggccATATAagtgcagtgaatgtgggaaggccttcagGCAGAGGGCTTCCCTCATCCGCCACTGGAAAATTCACAGTGGAGAAAGGCCTTAG
- the ZNF772 gene encoding zinc finger protein 772 isoform X6: protein MLENFALMASLGCWHGMEDEEIPFEQSFSIGMSQIRISKGGPSTQKAYPCGTCGLVLKDILHLAEHQETHPGQKPYMCVLCGKQFWFSANLHQHQKQHSGEKPFRRDKSRAFLVNNCTVQSSEMSFVTGEACKDFLASSSIFQHHAPHNEWKPHSNTKCEEASRCGKRHYKCSECGKTFSRKDSLVQHQRVHTGERPYECGECGKTFSRKPILAQHQRIHTGEMPYECGICGKVFNHSSNLIVHQRVHTGARPYKCSECGKAYSHKSTLVQHESIHTGERPYECSECGKYFGHKYRLIKHWSVHTGARPYECIACGKFFSQSSDLIAHQRVHNGEKPYVCSECGKAFSHKHVLVQHHRIHTGERPYKCSECGKAFRQRASLIRHWKIHSGERP, encoded by the coding sequence GTTGTTGGCATGGAATGGAGGATGAAGAGATACCTTTTGAGCAGAGCTTTTCTATAGGAATGTCACAGATCAGGATTTCCAAGGGAGGTCCTTCTACTCAGAAGGCTTACCCCTGTGGGACATGTGGCCTGGTCTTAAAAGACATTTTGCACTTGGCTGAGCACCAGGAAACACACCCAGGGCAGAAACCGtacatgtgtgtgctgtgtgggaAACAGTTCTGGTTCAGTGCAAACCTTCACCAGCACCAGAAGCAGCACAGTGGAGAGAAACCCTTTAGAAGGGATAAGAGCAGGGCCTTTCTTGTGAACAACTGCACTGTCCAATCATCAGAGATGTCTTTTGTGACAGGGGAGGCTTGTAAGGACTTCCTAGCCAGCTCAAGCATTTTCCAGCACCATGCCCCTCACaatgagtggaagccacacagcAACACCAAGTGCGAGGAGGCCTCTCGCTGTGGAAAAAGGCATTACAAATGCAGCGAATGTGGGAAAACCTTCAGCCGCAAAGACTCACTCGTTCAACACCAGAGAGTCCACACTGGAGAAAGGCCTTATGAGTGTGGTGAATGTGGGAAAACCTTTAGCCGCAAACCGATACTTGCTCAGCACCAGAGAATCCACACTGGAGAAATGCCTTATGAGTGTGGCATATGTGGGAAAGTTTTTAATCATAGCTCTAACCTTATTGTACATCAAAGAGTACACACTGGAGCAAGGCCTTACAagtgcagtgaatgtgggaaagcctatAGCCACAAATCTACACTTGTTCAGCATGAGAGTATCCATACTGGAGAAAGGCCGTATgagtgcagtgaatgtggaaaatACTTTGGTCACAAATACAGACTCATCAAACATTGGAGTGTTCATACTGGAGCAAGGCCTTATGAGTGCATTGCATGTGGGAAGTTCTTTAGCCAAAGCTCTGACCTTATTGCACATCAAAGAGTTCATAATGGTGAAAAGCCTTATGTGTGCAGTGAGTGTGGAAAAGCCTTTAGCCACAAACATGTACTTGTTCAGCATCatagaattcacactggagaaaggccATATAagtgcagtgaatgtgggaaggccttcagGCAGAGGGCTTCCCTCATCCGCCACTGGAAAATTCACAGTGGAGAAAGGCCTTAG